In one Brevibacillus composti genomic region, the following are encoded:
- a CDS encoding DUF5317 domain-containing protein produces the protein MLLDVICFSFIVALLRGGRVKELPKFYKVGLLVGSIILQVCAAFFSKWSGVFISVAYVLILGFFVFNRQYEDMRIFMVGWFLNALAIWTNRGKMPIDLEQAKRLPYDLEPVINGTNFKHSVLTEASNLPFLTDVIYMPSIIPRVISIGDIFIMLGAFLLVQRLMNKPISLLQLREGKSYAAKN, from the coding sequence ATGCTTTTGGATGTGATTTGCTTTTCTTTTATTGTTGCCCTTTTACGGGGAGGTAGAGTAAAGGAGTTACCAAAATTTTATAAGGTCGGGCTACTCGTTGGGAGCATTATTCTTCAAGTTTGTGCAGCTTTTTTTTCCAAATGGAGCGGTGTTTTCATATCCGTAGCCTATGTGCTCATTTTGGGTTTTTTCGTATTTAATCGTCAGTATGAAGATATGAGGATTTTTATGGTTGGCTGGTTTCTCAATGCCTTGGCGATCTGGACTAATCGAGGAAAGATGCCAATCGATCTGGAGCAGGCGAAAAGATTGCCATATGATTTAGAACCGGTCATCAACGGCACAAATTTTAAACACAGTGTGTTAACAGAAGCCTCGAATCTTCCATTCTTAACAGACGTCATTTATATGCCGTCGATTATCCCGAGGGTGATTAGCATCGGCGATATTTTTATCATGCTCGGAGCATTTTTGCTGGTGCAACGCTTAATGAATAAACCCATCTCGCTACTACAACTTCGAGAAGGTAAAAGCTATGCAGCCAAAAACTAG
- the argB gene encoding acetylglutamate kinase, protein MRGIVVIKCGGSTMEQLPDSFFRMIAEIQQSGKQLVIVHGGGPAINSMLEKLAIPSRFADGLRVTCEDTLQVVEMVLCGQINKWLVRKLTEHGARAWGVSGMDGRMISAVRTERPLGLVGDVQAVSADIPLTMLAAGYIPVIAPLAIASDGCEHYNVNADVSAGAIAAALGAESLVMVTDVPGILKPEADGSRSLVERTDAGEIDRMIQDGTITGGMIPKVQAALDALSAGVAQVVICRGTADDLLRVSKGEAAGTAIVAERIEAGL, encoded by the coding sequence ATGCGAGGAATTGTCGTGATCAAATGCGGGGGCAGTACGATGGAGCAGCTGCCCGACAGTTTTTTTCGGATGATTGCCGAGATTCAGCAAAGCGGAAAGCAACTGGTCATCGTCCACGGCGGCGGCCCGGCGATCAACAGCATGTTGGAGAAGCTGGCGATCCCGTCCCGATTCGCGGATGGGTTGCGGGTGACCTGCGAGGATACCCTGCAGGTAGTCGAGATGGTGCTATGCGGCCAAATCAACAAATGGCTGGTGAGGAAATTGACCGAGCACGGGGCCCGGGCTTGGGGCGTAAGCGGTATGGACGGCCGCATGATCTCGGCGGTTCGGACCGAAAGACCGCTCGGGCTGGTGGGCGATGTGCAGGCCGTGAGTGCGGATATCCCGCTGACGATGCTCGCCGCGGGATATATCCCGGTGATCGCGCCGCTGGCCATCGCAAGTGACGGGTGCGAGCACTACAATGTAAACGCCGATGTGTCTGCCGGCGCGATCGCGGCTGCGCTGGGAGCGGAGAGCCTGGTGATGGTGACCGATGTGCCGGGGATCTTGAAGCCGGAGGCGGATGGCAGCCGCTCGCTTGTCGAACGCACCGATGCAGGGGAGATAGACCGCATGATTCAGGACGGCACGATTACAGGCGGGATGATTCCCAAGGTACAGGCGGCTCTCGATGCGTTGTCGGCAGGTGTCGCCCAGGTCGTCATTTGCCGGGGGACAGCGGATGATCTCCTTCGCGTCAGCAAGGGAGAGGCGGCCGGGACGGCGATTGTCGCAGAAAGGATAGAGGCGGGTCTTTGA
- the argF gene encoding ornithine carbamoyltransferase, with product MQSVKILDQFPNVQWANFKGKDLLRIDEFTGEELMQLLELAVHIKQLQKSGQPYQPLVGKTMGMIFDKASTRTRVSFEVGMHQLGGMAMFMSGKELQLGRGEPISDTAKVMSRYVDVIMIRTFSHAGVEELAKHATIPIINGLTDEFHPCQALADMLTIWEHKGKLKGIKLAYVGDGNNVANSLVLAAALLGLDVRIATPPGYEMNEEIVEQAKVYAQTSGGKLLVTHDPIEAVKDADVVYTDVWTSMGFEKENEQRLNDFAAYQVNDELVSHASPSYIFLHCLPAHREEEVSSSVIDGPHSVVFDQAENRLHAQKAVMAAVV from the coding sequence ATGCAATCTGTGAAGATATTGGATCAATTTCCAAACGTGCAGTGGGCCAATTTTAAGGGGAAGGATCTGCTGCGCATCGACGAGTTTACCGGGGAAGAACTGATGCAGCTACTGGAGCTGGCCGTCCATATCAAGCAACTGCAAAAGAGCGGGCAGCCGTATCAACCGCTTGTGGGCAAAACCATGGGCATGATATTTGACAAAGCGTCTACCCGCACCCGCGTCTCTTTCGAAGTAGGGATGCACCAACTGGGCGGCATGGCGATGTTTATGAGCGGCAAGGAGCTGCAGCTCGGACGCGGCGAGCCGATCAGCGATACGGCCAAAGTAATGTCCCGCTACGTAGATGTGATCATGATTCGCACGTTCTCCCACGCGGGCGTGGAGGAGCTGGCGAAGCATGCCACCATCCCGATCATCAACGGTCTGACGGATGAGTTCCATCCGTGCCAGGCCCTGGCTGACATGCTGACCATCTGGGAGCACAAGGGCAAGCTGAAAGGCATCAAGCTGGCATACGTGGGAGACGGAAACAACGTCGCCAACTCGCTCGTGCTGGCGGCTGCCCTGCTCGGTCTGGATGTGCGAATCGCCACGCCGCCAGGATATGAAATGAATGAGGAAATCGTAGAGCAGGCAAAAGTTTATGCGCAAACAAGCGGCGGAAAACTGCTCGTGACCCACGATCCGATCGAAGCGGTCAAAGACGCCGACGTCGTCTACACCGATGTCTGGACCAGCATGGGCTTTGAAAAGGAAAACGAACAGCGTTTGAACGATTTTGCCGCTTACCAGGTAAACGACGAGCTGGTCAGCCACGCGAGCCCGTCCTACATTTTCCTGCATTGCCTGCCTGCCCACCGTGAGGAAGAAGTCTCTTCCAGCGTGATCGATGGTCCTCACTCCGTCGTGTTTGATCAGGCTGAAAATAGACTACATGCACAAAAAGCCGTCATGGCCGCAGTTGTGTGA
- a CDS encoding carbamoyl phosphate synthase large subunit, with protein MPKLTHIQKVLVIGSGPIVIGQAAEFDYAGAQACLSLQEAGVQVVLVNNNPATIMTDQQVADKVYLEPLTLDSLTAIIAKERPDGLLPTLGGQTGLNLAVSLSEAGVLEKYGVELLGTPLTAIQNGEDRELFKQLMKRIGEPVPESATVESVEEAVKFASSIGYPVIVRPAYTLGGAGGGIADSEASLREVAANGIAASPINQVLIERSVKGWKEIEYEVMRDANDTCIIVCNMENLDPVGIHTGDSIVVAPSQTLTDRQYQMLRSVSTKVIRALGVVGGCNIQFALDPHSDNYYLIEVNPRVSRSSALASKATGYPIARIAAKLALGYHLDEVVNPITGYTYASFEPTLDYVVVKIPRWPFDKFPLADRELGTQMKATGEVMAIARNLEAGILKAVRSLELGCTHLHRPELAEADRDTLIRLGREATDIRLFALAEAIRRGCSESELHEWTGIDPFFLRSLARIVSLENKLAESDLLHAELLREAKQRGFTDETIAACTGRTPAEVKQLRQQYGIQPTYKIVDTCAAEFDAQTPYYYSDWQGVDEVETLSGKKILVLGSGPIRIGQGIEFDYCSVHAAKALQAKGMAAVVVNNNPETVSTDYATADHLYFEPLHAEDVLHIAEREQVDGVMVQFGGQTAINLAAKLEAAGLAILGTKLEAIERAEDRELFYEMLRKLEIPHIPGRGVSTIEEAVSAAEEIGYPVLLRPSYVIGGQGMVVVHDQAELSAMIAEWLNHPNSAAFFPLLIDKYVPGQEAEVDAVCDGESVLIPGIYQHVEKAGIHSGDSVALFPAPNLTEPCKETIARYTEAIAREMGAVGLINIQFVISEGTVYVLEVNPRASRTVPITSKVTGIPMVELAVRAQLGEKLKEMGAGTGLLPDIPFAVVKAPVFSTVKLTGVDPVLGPEMKSTGEVLGLGSTFPEAAGKAFCFKDNIFGKWQEGQICLVSLADADKTAAVLPALERLQELGAVWAATPGTAEWMRNAGFSIAYEICGQQELTELVQAQPVAFAMITATKGNRRGRSGFALRSRALQLGVPLFTSTETFDLYVQSISEKRGVGHAICEDIGSISKRAVGQF; from the coding sequence ATGCCTAAATTGACCCACATCCAAAAAGTGCTGGTGATTGGCTCCGGTCCGATCGTCATCGGGCAAGCAGCCGAATTCGACTACGCGGGGGCCCAGGCCTGCCTGTCCCTGCAGGAAGCGGGCGTCCAGGTCGTGTTGGTCAACAACAATCCTGCCACGATCATGACTGATCAGCAGGTTGCCGACAAGGTCTATCTGGAGCCGCTGACGCTGGACTCTCTCACGGCGATTATCGCCAAGGAGCGTCCAGACGGCCTGCTTCCTACACTGGGTGGGCAGACGGGGCTGAATCTGGCCGTTTCACTTTCGGAAGCAGGCGTACTGGAAAAGTACGGAGTGGAGTTGCTGGGTACACCCCTGACTGCGATTCAGAACGGAGAAGACCGCGAGCTGTTCAAGCAGCTGATGAAGAGAATCGGGGAGCCCGTGCCGGAAAGCGCGACTGTTGAATCCGTGGAGGAGGCCGTCAAGTTCGCATCCTCCATCGGCTATCCTGTCATCGTCCGTCCCGCTTACACGCTCGGCGGCGCTGGCGGAGGAATCGCCGACAGCGAAGCGAGTCTCCGGGAAGTAGCAGCAAACGGAATCGCCGCCAGCCCGATCAACCAAGTGCTCATCGAGCGCAGCGTCAAAGGGTGGAAAGAAATCGAATACGAAGTAATGCGTGATGCCAATGATACCTGCATCATCGTCTGCAACATGGAAAATCTCGATCCGGTGGGCATCCATACGGGTGACAGCATCGTCGTCGCGCCGTCCCAGACGCTCACCGACAGGCAGTATCAGATGCTCCGCAGTGTTTCCACCAAAGTGATCCGCGCGCTGGGAGTCGTCGGCGGATGCAACATCCAGTTCGCGCTGGATCCGCATTCGGACAACTATTACCTCATCGAGGTAAACCCGCGGGTGAGCCGTTCCAGCGCACTGGCATCGAAAGCCACCGGCTATCCGATCGCCCGGATCGCGGCCAAGCTGGCGCTGGGGTATCACCTGGATGAAGTGGTCAATCCGATCACCGGGTACACCTACGCCAGTTTTGAGCCGACGCTGGACTACGTTGTCGTGAAAATTCCGCGCTGGCCCTTTGACAAATTTCCGCTGGCGGACAGAGAACTGGGCACCCAGATGAAAGCGACGGGAGAAGTGATGGCCATCGCCCGCAATCTGGAAGCAGGAATTTTGAAGGCAGTCCGCTCCCTCGAACTGGGCTGCACCCATCTGCACCGTCCGGAGCTGGCCGAGGCGGATCGCGACACGCTGATCCGGCTCGGCCGGGAAGCAACCGATATCCGGCTGTTTGCGCTCGCCGAAGCGATTCGCCGGGGATGCTCGGAAAGCGAGCTGCACGAATGGACGGGGATTGACCCCTTCTTCCTCCGCAGCCTGGCCAGGATCGTCTCGCTGGAAAACAAGCTGGCGGAAAGCGATTTGCTGCATGCCGAACTGCTGCGGGAAGCCAAACAGCGCGGCTTCACGGATGAGACGATCGCCGCCTGCACCGGGCGGACCCCGGCAGAAGTGAAGCAGCTTCGCCAGCAATACGGCATCCAGCCTACTTATAAAATTGTCGATACCTGTGCCGCAGAGTTCGACGCGCAGACGCCCTATTACTACTCCGATTGGCAAGGTGTCGATGAAGTGGAGACTTTGTCTGGGAAAAAGATACTGGTGCTCGGTTCAGGTCCGATCCGAATCGGGCAGGGCATCGAATTCGACTACTGTTCGGTGCATGCCGCAAAAGCTTTGCAGGCAAAGGGAATGGCCGCAGTCGTCGTCAACAACAATCCGGAGACGGTCAGTACCGACTACGCGACCGCAGATCACCTCTACTTTGAACCCTTGCACGCGGAGGATGTGCTTCACATAGCGGAGCGGGAGCAGGTAGACGGCGTGATGGTGCAGTTCGGCGGACAGACCGCGATCAACCTCGCTGCCAAGCTGGAAGCGGCAGGCCTCGCCATACTGGGGACCAAGCTGGAAGCGATCGAGCGGGCAGAGGATCGCGAGCTCTTTTACGAGATGCTGCGGAAGCTGGAGATCCCGCACATACCCGGCAGGGGCGTATCGACTATCGAGGAGGCTGTCAGCGCTGCCGAAGAGATCGGCTATCCCGTGCTGCTCCGTCCTTCCTACGTGATCGGAGGTCAGGGAATGGTCGTGGTGCACGACCAGGCAGAGCTGTCGGCGATGATTGCCGAGTGGCTGAATCATCCAAACAGCGCGGCGTTCTTCCCGCTCCTCATCGACAAGTACGTACCCGGCCAGGAAGCAGAAGTGGATGCGGTCTGCGACGGCGAATCCGTCCTGATCCCGGGCATCTACCAGCACGTAGAGAAGGCAGGCATACATTCGGGAGACAGTGTCGCCCTGTTCCCGGCACCCAATTTGACGGAGCCGTGCAAAGAGACCATTGCCCGCTATACGGAAGCGATCGCCCGTGAGATGGGGGCAGTCGGGCTGATCAATATCCAGTTCGTCATCAGCGAAGGGACAGTCTACGTCCTGGAAGTAAACCCGCGTGCTTCGCGAACCGTGCCGATCACGAGCAAGGTTACCGGCATTCCGATGGTTGAGCTGGCCGTCCGTGCCCAATTGGGCGAAAAACTGAAAGAGATGGGCGCCGGCACCGGTTTGCTGCCCGATATTCCGTTTGCCGTGGTCAAGGCACCTGTCTTCTCCACCGTCAAGCTGACCGGCGTCGACCCGGTACTGGGACCGGAAATGAAGTCGACAGGGGAAGTGCTCGGACTGGGGTCTACATTTCCCGAGGCGGCAGGCAAAGCATTTTGCTTTAAGGACAATATCTTTGGCAAGTGGCAGGAAGGCCAGATCTGTCTGGTATCCTTGGCCGATGCAGATAAGACAGCGGCTGTACTGCCCGCTCTGGAGCGTCTGCAGGAGCTGGGAGCTGTCTGGGCAGCGACACCGGGCACTGCCGAATGGATGAGGAATGCAGGCTTTTCGATCGCGTACGAGATCTGCGGCCAGCAGGAACTTACCGAGCTGGTGCAAGCACAGCCCGTCGCTTTTGCCATGATCACGGCGACCAAAGGAAACCGACGCGGACGAAGCGGATTCGCCCTGCGAAGCCGTGCCCTGCAGCTGGGTGTGCCGCTGTTTACATCGACCGAAACATTTGATTTATATGTACAATCCATTTCTGAGAAAAGAGGTGTTGGGCATGCAATCTGTGAAGATATTGGATCAATTTCCAAACGTGCAGTGGGCCAATTTTAA
- the argC gene encoding N-acetyl-gamma-glutamyl-phosphate reductase, with the protein MIRVGIVGATGYSGVELIRFLAGHPHVQVAHLYSSSAEGESLASVFPHLHAHPLPALAKIDAEQMGAENDVVFLATPAGVSAELSPALLQHGTKVIDLSGDFRLRSGETYQNWYKKKPAGDEWLQQAVYGLSEWNGTEVAAAKLIANPGCYPTATLLGLIPLAKSGWVHSKSWIVDAKSGVSGAGRGVSLGVHYSEINESIHAYKVAGHQHTPEIEQELGRQAGMEQLVQFTPHLVPMTRGILVTAYGQLEKKVSAADVQELYESAYEGKPFVRVRPPGSHPRTKEVYGSNYCDIALHVDERTGRVIVLSVIDNVVKGAAGQAVQNMNLMFGLPETAGLSLVPLFP; encoded by the coding sequence ATGATCCGGGTCGGAATTGTCGGTGCCACTGGTTACAGCGGCGTCGAGCTGATACGTTTCTTGGCTGGCCATCCCCATGTACAGGTGGCTCATTTATATTCAAGTTCGGCGGAAGGGGAATCGCTGGCGAGCGTCTTTCCTCATCTTCACGCCCATCCGCTGCCTGCTCTCGCCAAAATCGACGCAGAGCAGATGGGAGCGGAAAACGATGTCGTCTTTTTGGCGACGCCTGCAGGAGTGAGCGCCGAGCTATCGCCTGCCCTGCTGCAGCATGGCACCAAGGTGATTGATTTGTCCGGAGATTTCCGCCTGAGAAGCGGTGAAACCTATCAGAATTGGTACAAGAAAAAGCCTGCTGGAGACGAGTGGCTGCAACAGGCTGTATACGGCCTCTCCGAGTGGAATGGCACAGAGGTTGCGGCGGCCAAATTGATCGCCAATCCCGGCTGCTATCCGACGGCCACGCTGCTCGGTTTGATTCCGCTGGCCAAATCCGGCTGGGTTCACTCCAAAAGCTGGATCGTCGATGCCAAGTCGGGAGTATCGGGAGCGGGGCGCGGCGTTTCACTCGGCGTCCATTACAGTGAAATCAATGAAAGCATTCATGCCTACAAGGTAGCGGGCCATCAGCATACGCCTGAGATCGAGCAGGAACTGGGCAGGCAGGCCGGAATGGAGCAGCTCGTGCAGTTTACCCCGCACCTGGTGCCGATGACTCGAGGGATCCTGGTCACTGCCTACGGTCAGCTGGAAAAGAAAGTAAGCGCGGCTGATGTGCAGGAACTGTACGAATCCGCCTATGAGGGCAAGCCGTTTGTCCGGGTGCGCCCGCCGGGGAGCCATCCGCGCACAAAAGAGGTGTATGGTTCCAACTATTGCGACATCGCGCTGCATGTAGATGAGCGGACGGGACGGGTGATCGTACTCTCGGTGATCGATAATGTCGTCAAGGGAGCAGCAGGCCAAGCGGTGCAAAACATGAACCTCATGTTCGGGTTGCCCGAGACAGCCGGTCTGTCTCTCGTGCCGCTTTTCCCCTAG
- a CDS encoding carbamoyl phosphate synthase small subunit, producing MNKEKQGYGPGYLTLESGEVFAGTLYGALQDGFGEVVFHTGMTGYQEVMSDPSFSGQIVTFTYPLIGNYGINDIDFEAAKPALAGMVISELCLEPSHYLAGRTLAEAAEAYGFPILAGVDTRTITKRVRQEGPLWGIISDRPLTSEEFAARDRKHLKKSLVADVSCREVQHYPGPHEHVVLVDLGMKRSILNALLAQGCRVTVVPFDTTYEQIQALQPDGLLFSNGPGDPEDLRSYCTEWRKAAEAFPTMGICLGHQVLALAFGGKTEKLKYGHRGGNHPVKELLTGKVYMTSQNHGYVVKEESLDSRLLAVTYRNVNDGSVEGLRHQTKPVMTVQFHPEAHPGPSDTSHLFEQFLQLMRTEGAKTYA from the coding sequence ATGAACAAAGAAAAACAGGGGTATGGCCCCGGATATCTGACACTGGAGAGCGGTGAGGTGTTTGCTGGAACGCTCTATGGCGCTCTCCAGGATGGTTTTGGCGAAGTGGTTTTTCATACAGGAATGACTGGGTATCAGGAAGTGATGAGCGACCCTTCCTTTTCGGGGCAGATCGTCACATTCACCTACCCGCTAATTGGAAATTACGGGATCAACGATATTGATTTTGAAGCGGCAAAGCCTGCACTGGCAGGAATGGTGATCAGTGAGCTATGCCTGGAGCCCAGTCATTATCTCGCCGGGCGCACCCTGGCAGAGGCCGCGGAAGCGTACGGGTTCCCGATACTTGCGGGCGTCGATACGCGGACGATCACCAAGCGAGTGCGGCAGGAAGGCCCTCTGTGGGGAATCATTTCAGATCGCCCCCTCACCTCGGAAGAGTTCGCCGCCCGCGACAGAAAGCATCTCAAAAAATCGCTGGTTGCCGATGTATCCTGCCGCGAAGTGCAGCATTACCCCGGCCCGCATGAACATGTGGTGCTCGTGGACCTGGGCATGAAGCGGTCGATTCTGAATGCGCTGCTCGCGCAGGGCTGCCGCGTGACAGTCGTCCCTTTCGATACCACCTATGAACAGATACAAGCGCTCCAGCCGGATGGCCTGCTCTTTTCAAACGGCCCCGGCGATCCGGAAGATCTGCGCAGCTACTGCACCGAGTGGCGCAAAGCGGCCGAAGCATTCCCGACGATGGGAATCTGTCTGGGGCATCAGGTGCTGGCGCTGGCTTTTGGCGGAAAGACGGAGAAGCTGAAGTACGGCCACCGCGGTGGCAATCATCCGGTAAAAGAGCTTTTGACCGGCAAAGTGTACATGACCTCGCAGAACCACGGATATGTGGTGAAGGAGGAGTCTTTGGACAGTCGGCTGCTCGCGGTCACCTACCGAAACGTTAACGACGGCTCTGTAGAAGGATTGCGCCACCAAACCAAGCCTGTCATGACCGTTCAGTTTCATCCCGAGGCACATCCCGGTCCGAGTGACACCTCTCATCTCTTCGAACAATTTTTGCAGCTAATGCGTACAGAGGGGGCGAAAACCTATGCCTAA
- a CDS encoding DUF4760 domain-containing protein: MIPTYQDADIVLKLYDQFESDRLREAKRWFSSTFLGEPWTYESFMRLHPRGSEGFRQFVTLYGFFEMVGVLHKNGLVHPDLLFDMWFINGYFIPLYPIIEGWRAEGDIHVAENFERLARAELAWIAEKKGAQYVPEVPYPTAG, from the coding sequence ATGATCCCAACCTATCAGGATGCTGACATTGTATTGAAGCTGTACGACCAGTTTGAATCGGACCGGCTGCGAGAGGCCAAACGGTGGTTTAGCAGCACCTTTCTCGGCGAGCCGTGGACGTATGAGTCTTTTATGCGGCTCCATCCGCGGGGTAGCGAAGGCTTCCGGCAGTTCGTCACGCTTTACGGATTTTTCGAGATGGTGGGCGTGCTCCATAAGAATGGCCTGGTCCACCCCGATCTGTTGTTTGACATGTGGTTTATAAATGGATATTTTATCCCGCTGTACCCGATCATCGAGGGCTGGAGAGCAGAAGGGGACATCCATGTGGCGGAAAATTTTGAACGACTCGCGCGGGCAGAGCTGGCCTGGATTGCCGAGAAGAAGGGAGCCCAGT
- a CDS encoding HD-GYP domain-containing protein: MQPKTSLRRIAKGTVVQFGFVLGAILIIYSSFFDWQSRDHWGVLSAYTLLTILSTFTPVRLSNTILTVNNAVIFSGILLFGTSVGVWCAVIEALIISSLTRVNVIKAAVNIGQLVMTIWTVGFLKDWIVSINAISPILADLFLAVVYWLVNLILCGLGISYFYNKGWIETVKEMAKGFTSTYLLLMVLAGVGSRLVESHGLLTLIPMMIAFITISYVFHQYYSNVQKLQQKVEEIKTFNHRFLTTMAASIDARDHYTSGHSQRVAHWAREIAKAIGLSSEKVEEVYFGGILHDIGKIGIEDRILNKKGKLTPEEYDQIKQHTVIGYDIILQAGMFHELLPAIRSHHERMDGKGYPDGLKGEDIPLMARILAISDAFDAMVADRPYRKGLPVEDALQEIRRGAGTQFDSELAQHFIRVVNQLSREELEKIIQQDGHETKQLQEVID, translated from the coding sequence ATGCAGCCAAAAACTAGTTTGCGAAGAATTGCCAAGGGTACAGTTGTCCAATTTGGATTTGTTCTGGGAGCAATTCTTATCATTTATTCGTCTTTTTTTGATTGGCAGTCTCGTGATCACTGGGGAGTATTGTCTGCTTATACTCTCCTGACTATTCTTTCGACATTTACTCCAGTTCGACTGTCAAACACCATCTTGACCGTGAATAATGCCGTCATCTTCTCGGGGATACTACTTTTTGGAACTTCGGTTGGTGTGTGGTGTGCTGTCATTGAAGCCCTTATTATTTCTTCGTTAACGAGGGTAAATGTCATTAAAGCTGCCGTGAATATTGGTCAGCTTGTCATGACAATTTGGACTGTAGGATTTCTAAAAGATTGGATAGTTAGTATAAATGCCATTTCACCAATTCTTGCAGACCTTTTTCTAGCCGTTGTGTATTGGTTGGTCAATTTGATTTTATGCGGTCTTGGAATCTCGTATTTTTATAACAAAGGCTGGATAGAAACGGTCAAAGAAATGGCGAAAGGATTTACATCTACATACCTGCTCCTCATGGTATTGGCAGGTGTAGGGTCCCGTCTGGTAGAATCACACGGTCTGCTTACGTTAATCCCTATGATGATTGCTTTTATTACAATCAGCTACGTCTTTCACCAATACTATAGTAATGTTCAGAAACTACAGCAAAAAGTAGAGGAAATCAAAACCTTCAACCACCGCTTCCTCACGACAATGGCCGCCTCAATCGATGCTCGCGACCATTACACGAGCGGCCATTCCCAGCGGGTCGCACACTGGGCACGGGAAATTGCGAAAGCGATCGGCCTGTCGTCGGAAAAAGTGGAGGAAGTGTATTTCGGTGGAATTTTGCACGATATCGGGAAAATCGGCATTGAAGACAGGATTCTAAATAAAAAAGGGAAATTAACACCGGAAGAATACGACCAGATCAAGCAGCATACGGTGATTGGATATGACATTATTTTGCAAGCAGGCATGTTTCATGAGTTGCTGCCTGCCATTCGTTCTCATCACGAAAGAATGGATGGAAAGGGATATCCGGATGGCTTAAAAGGCGAGGACATCCCGCTCATGGCGCGTATCCTCGCAATCTCGGACGCATTTGATGCCATGGTGGCCGACCGGCCATACCGCAAAGGTCTTCCGGTAGAGGATGCGCTGCAGGAGATCAGACGGGGGGCTGGCACGCAGTTTGATTCGGAGTTAGCCCAGCATTTTATTCGGGTCGTCAATCAGTTGTCGCGAGAAGAACTGGAGAAAATCATCCAGCAAGATGGGCACGAAACCAAACAGTTACAGGAGGTGATCGACTAG
- a CDS encoding aspartate aminotransferase family protein yields the protein MSTMTAPYHLMNNYARWPIQLVKGEGNRVWDESGREYLDFISGIAVASLGHVPPKVARKLHEQVDTLWHCSNLFHIPQQNILAAKLSKLSGLDRALFCNSGAEANEGLIKLARRYAQKVKGTDRYEIITFGQSFHGRTMATLTATGQEKVKEGFLPLPAGFVTVPYNDLEAVRAAVNEKTCAIMLELVQGEGGVHPAEPSFVTGLRQLCDEHGLLLLIDEVQTGIGRTGTWFAFQQYGVMPDAISLAKGLGSGFPVGAVLATEEAAQAFSPGSHGTTFGGNPLAMAAAIATVETIEEDGYLDRVNQLHELLVSRLQQLRSAHPDKVAQVRGKGLLLGMELSIPAADVIERVREKGVLLMLAGPQVVRMLPSFVTTEAEVERVASVLDEVLAEV from the coding sequence ATGAGTACGATGACAGCTCCATACCATTTGATGAATAACTATGCGAGGTGGCCGATTCAACTGGTGAAGGGGGAAGGCAACCGGGTGTGGGATGAATCGGGCAGAGAGTACCTGGATTTCATCTCCGGCATCGCCGTTGCCTCGCTCGGCCATGTGCCGCCTAAGGTAGCCAGAAAGCTGCATGAACAGGTAGATACGCTCTGGCATTGCTCCAATCTGTTTCACATTCCCCAGCAGAATATTCTGGCAGCCAAATTGAGCAAGCTGTCCGGACTGGATCGGGCCCTTTTCTGCAACAGCGGGGCAGAGGCAAACGAAGGCTTGATCAAGCTGGCCCGCCGCTACGCGCAAAAAGTAAAAGGCACCGATCGCTACGAAATTATCACTTTCGGGCAGTCGTTTCACGGCAGAACGATGGCGACGCTGACCGCTACCGGACAGGAAAAGGTAAAGGAAGGCTTCCTGCCGCTCCCCGCAGGCTTCGTCACCGTGCCGTACAACGATCTGGAAGCGGTCCGCGCAGCCGTCAATGAGAAGACATGCGCCATCATGCTGGAGCTCGTGCAGGGAGAGGGCGGCGTCCATCCTGCAGAGCCATCCTTTGTCACAGGGCTTCGCCAGCTATGCGACGAGCACGGCCTGCTGTTGTTGATCGACGAGGTGCAGACAGGGATTGGCCGTACCGGGACCTGGTTCGCCTTTCAGCAGTATGGGGTCATGCCCGACGCCATTTCACTGGCAAAGGGACTGGGCAGCGGCTTCCCCGTCGGGGCTGTCCTGGCGACGGAAGAAGCAGCACAGGCTTTCTCACCAGGATCGCACGGGACCACCTTTGGCGGCAATCCCCTGGCGATGGCAGCGGCGATCGCGACGGTAGAGACCATCGAAGAGGACGGCTATCTGGATCGGGTCAACCAGCTGCATGAACTGTTGGTGAGCCGCTTGCAGCAGTTGAGATCGGCGCATCCGGACAAGGTGGCACAGGTTCGAGGCAAGGGTCTGCTTCTCGGCATGGAGCTGTCCATCCCGGCTGCCGACGTGATCGAGCGTGTGCGGGAAAAAGGCGTGCTGCTGATGCTGGCCGGCCCGCAGGTGGTCCGAATGCTTCCTTCCTTCGTCACGACAGAAGCGGAAGTGGAGCGGGTGGCATCCGTACTGGACGAGGTACTGGCAGAGGTGTAG